The genomic stretch GATTTGGCTCGAATTCTAGCGATTCCGGCGCCGCGCTGTCAATTCGCCGCCAGCCTGCCGCTAGAATAGGCGCTGGAGACGGCGCCGGCCGGGGCGGCGACACGCGCCGGGAGCCGCTCCGGGAGGGGACGGGAGAGTTGGAGATCGGGCGCTGGCTGATGCTCTTCGGCGCCCTGCTGCTGGCGGTGGGCGCCCTCTTCTACCTGGGCGGCCGCTGGCTGCATCTGGGGCGGCTGCCCGGGGACTTCGTCTGGCAGCACGGCTCCTTCACGCTCTACGCCCCGCTGGCCTCCTCGCTCCTGCTCAGCCTGCTGCTCACCCTGCTGCTCAACCTCTTCCTCGGCCGGCGGTAGGGCGGCGCCGGCCGGAGGCGCTGCGCGCGCCGGCTCCTCGGCGGCCGGTCAGGAGGGCGCGGCGCCGTCCTGCGGCGGGCGCCAGGTGCCGGCCGGCGTCCGGAAGGCGACGTTGAGCCGGTTCCAGCCGTTGATGGCCACCACCGCCAACGTCAGGTCGACCAGCTCCCGCTCGCTGAAGTGGCGCCGCGCCTCCTGGTAGACCTGGTCGGGGACGTGGCCGTCCTCCAGGCGCGTCACCGCCTCGGTCCAGGCCAGCGCCGCCCGCTCGCGCGGCGTGTAGAAAGGCGCCTCGCGCCAGGCGGCCAGCGCGTAGAGGCGCTGCTCCCCCTCCCCCGCCAGGCGCGCCTCCTGCGTGTGCATGTCCAGGCAGAAGGCACAGCCGTTGATCTGCGAGGCGCGTACCTCCACCAGGCGGACCAGCGAGGGCTCCAGAAGCCCGCTGCGACGGACGTAGGCGTTGAGACCGCGCAGCGCCTCGGCCGCCTCCGGCGCCAGGCTGCGGTAGTCGATCCGCGGTTCCACGTACTCCACCTCCCTGCTTGCCGGCGCCCGCCGGGCGCCCGGCGGCCATCCTAGCGCTCCCGCGCCGGCGTGCCGTGACGGCGGTCACGGGGCGCTCCGTCTAAGGGCGGCGGCGGCCGGAGAGGCTACTTCCCGCCATGGCCTTCCGACTCCGCCGGCTGAGCGAGCGTCCGATCCTGGAACCCGACCCGGCCCACCGCTGGGAGGCGGCGGCGGTCTTCAACCCCGGCGCCATCCTCCACAACGGCCGCGTCGTCCTCCTCTACCGGGGCAGCGACCGGCCCTTCCGCGCCGAGGGCGAGCCCTATGTCTCGGCCATCGGCTACGCCGAGAGCCTGGACGGGATCCACTTCCTGCGCCGTCCCCGGCCGGTGATGGTGGGCGACGGCGGCCAGGCGCGACGGGGGGTGCAGGATCCGCGCCTGGTCCGCCTGGACGACCGCTACTACATGGTCTACACCGCCTTCGGCGGGCGCGAGCCGGAGGACTACCGCATTGCCATGGCCGTCTCGCGCGACCTGGTCCGCTGGGGCGGCCGCCGGGTGCTGCTGGAGGAGCCCAACAAGGACGGTGGCCTCTTGCCCGAGCGCCTGGACGGACGCTACTTCCTCTTCCACCGCCGTCCGCCCGACATCTGGCTGGCCGTCTCGCGCGACCTGTACCACTGGGAGGAGCACCGCGTCATCCTGCGGCCCCGCCCCGGCAGCTGGGAGTCGAGCCGCATCGGCATCGGGCCGCAGCCGTTGCGCGTCGAGCAGGGCTGGCTGCTCATCTACCACGGGGTCGACGAGAGGAACACGTATCGTCTGGGCGCGGCGCTCCTGGACGCGCGCGACCCCTACCGCGTGCTGGCCCGGCTGCCGGAGCCCATCTTCGAGCCGGAGCTGGAGTGGGAGCGGGAGGGGCTGGTGCCGGACGTGGTCTTCAGCTGCGGCGCCGTCGACGTGGGCGACCGCTTCCTCGTCTACTATGGCGCCGCCGACACCCGCATCGGCGTGGCCGAGCTGAGAAAGTCCGAGATCCGCTTCTGAGCGGAGGCCGCCCTCCCCCGGCGGGTGGCGGCAGGCGCCCTCCCGCCTCAGGCGCCGGCGGCGGGGGCGGCCGAGGAGCCGGGAGGCCGCGGGAAGAGGTGCTCCTCGCCCAGCTGGCGTGTGGCGGGGAGGCGGCGCAGGACAGGGTCCGCCTGCCAGTAGAGGCCGAAGAGGAGCTGGACCAGCGCGGTGCCGGCGATGACCGCCGTCGGCCCCCAGGCCTCGCCCGCCAGGCCGCCCAGGAAGGAGCCCAGCGGCATGGCGAGGGAGACGAGGCTGGTGATGGCCGAGGCCACCCGCCCCATCAGCTGGCGCGGCACGATGCGCTGCAGGCCGCCGCCCACCAGCGCGTTGACCACCCCGCCCGGCACCCAGCCCAGTCCGAAGGCGCCGACGAGGAGCGGCGGGAGCGTGCCCAGCGCGGCCAGCAGCCAGGCGGCGCCGCCCGCCAGGCTGACCAGCCCGATGGCGGTGGAGATGCGCCATCGCTCCAGGCGCGGGGCCAGGAGCGCCCCCGCGATGGTGCCGGCGGCCATGGCCGAGAGCATGGCCCCGTAGACGTTCGGGCCGCCGTGGGCGGCGGCGTGGGCCGGCAGGACGACCATCATGGCGGCGATGACGAAGTTGAGCGCCACCGCGCCCAGCGTGATCCGCCCGGCCACCGAGCGCGCCACCAGCCCGAGCCCCTCCCCCAGCTCGGCCAGGTAGCGGCGGAGCGGCGTCTCGCCGCCGGCCCCGCTCCCGGACTCCTCTCCGGCGCCGGCCGCCTCCGCGGTCGCCCGCGGGGCCGGGGGGACGCGCAGCCTGGTGAAGATCCAGGCGGCGCCGAGGAAGCTGAGCGCGTCCAGGGCGTAGAGCGGGACCGCGCCGACGGCCGCCACCAGAAGGCCGGCCAGGGCGCGGAAGACGAGGCTGGTGCCCTGGGCGGCGAAGGTGAAGAGCGAGTTGGCCCGCACCAGGTGCTCCGGCGGCAGGATGCGGGGCAGCGCCGCCTGTTCGGCCGGCTCGCCGAACTGTCCGGCCAGGGCCAGGAGCGGGATCAGGCCCAGGATCGCCCAGAGCGGCGGCCGCCCGGGCAGGGCGAGGAGGGGCACGGCCAGCACCAGGGCTCCCTGGAGGCCCTGGGTCAGCGTCAGGGTGCGGCGGATGGGCCAGCGGTCGACCAGCGGCCCGACGAAGAGCTGGAGCAGGTAGGGCAGGAAGGCGAGCGTCCCCGCCAGCCCGGTGTAGAAGGTGCTGTGCGTCAACTCCTGGACGAGCCACATGGAGGCGACGGCGTAGAGGGCGTCGCCGGCGGTGGTGACCACCCGCCCCGCGAGGAGCCGGGCGAAGTCGGGCTGCCGGAAGAGCTCGCGCATGCGCTGGGCCGCTCCCTCCTGGCCGGTCTGCCTTGTTGGAAACGACGACCTGCAGGCCCATTCTCCGGCGGCGGCACCGGCCTGTCAAACATTTCCCGAAACGCGTCTCGCGAGCGTCCGGTCTAGACCGGGATGGGGGCGCGGAAGGCCTCCTCCACGGCCAGGGTCAGGGCGCCCACCAGCCAGGCGCGCTCGCCCAGGCCGGCGGGCAGCACCCGGAAGGAGTGGCCCGGCGCGTGGAAGGCGTGGCGATCGACCGCCCTGCGCAGCGGTTCCAGGAGGAGCGGCCCCGCCTGGTCCGGCAGGCCTCCTCCCACCACCACCGCCTCGGGGTTGAGCGTATTGACCATGGCGGCCACGGCGCGCCCGATGGTCTCGCCCGCCCGCTCGAGGAGCTGGCGGCAGGCGGCGTCGCCCCGGCGGGCCGCCTCCACCACCTCCTGGCGGCGGACGCGGGCCGGGTCGCCGCCGGCCAGGCGGGCGAGGACGGGGGCGCGGCCGGCCTGCAGCAGGCGAGCCCCCTCCCGCGCCAGCGCCCGGTCGCCGGCCACCGCTTCCAGGCAGCCGTGCTGGCCGCAGACGCAGGCGGGCCCCTCCGGCTCCACCACCAGGTGGCCGATCTCGCCCGCCGCGTAGGCGGCGCCGCGGTAGACATGGCCGTCGATGACGACGCCTGCGCCGATGCCGGCGCTGATCATCACCCCCACCAGGTGGTGCGCGCCGCGGCCCGCGCCGAACCAGCGCTCGGCCAGGGTGAAGGCGTTGGCGTCGTTCTCCAGCAGGACGGGGAGCCCGAGCCGCTCCTCCAGCTGGCTCTTGAGCGGGAAGTGCTCCCAGGGGTGCCAGGGGGCGAAGAGCGAGAGCCCCCGCACGGGGTCGACGACACCAGGCAGCGCCACGCCCACGCCGATGACGGCCGAGCGCGCGACGCCGGCGCCGCGCAGCGCCCGCAGCACCGCCTCCGCCACCTGCTCCACGATGCCCGGGGCCTCCTGGGGCAGCGGGAGCGTCACCACCTCCAGCAGGTCGGCGCCCAGGTCGCCCACGGCCGCGGAGACCTCGTCGGCGGCCAGCTTGACGCCGACGGAGAAACGGGAGCGCGCGTCCAGGCGAAGCAGGATGGGGCGCCGCCCGCCGCTGGCCTCGCCGAAGCCGGCCTCCCGGATCCAGCCCTCGGCCAGCAGGCGGGCGGTGATGCCGGTCACCGTGGCGGGGCTGAGGCCGGTGCGGGCGGCGATCTCCGTCCGGGCGATGGGCTGGTGCTGGCGGATGGTGTTGAGCACGATGGAGATGTTCAGATCGCGGATCAGGTCGCGGTCGCCGGTGCGCACCCGCTCACCCCCGGTGGGCCGTGCTTCCTTCGGAAGGTGAAGTTGCCCCCCGGGCGGCCGCTTTCCTGCCTGGGGGGCAGGCTCGGGCTCAGGGGGTACCGCGCCCCATGGTGGCGGGCACCCACTTGGAGAAGCTGGCCAGGTGGCTCCAGAAGGCCATATAGCCGGTGAGGAGGAAGACCGCGGCGGCGAGGCCGAGGAGGACGGCGGCGGCCAGCGCCCAGGCGCGCTGCTGCCGCCACTGGATGGCGGGCAGGGTCAGCATGCCTCCCAGGCCGGCGGCCAGGTAGCCCACACCCGCCAGGAGCGGCTCCTGGGTGAGGCCGAGGTTGATGATGCGGAGGCCGATGACCA from Bacillota bacterium encodes the following:
- a CDS encoding DUF2905 domain-containing protein, whose product is MLFGALLLAVGALFYLGGRWLHLGRLPGDFVWQHGSFTLYAPLASSLLLSLLLTLLLNLFLGRR
- a CDS encoding carboxymuconolactone decarboxylase family protein; protein product: MEPRIDYRSLAPEAAEALRGLNAYVRRSGLLEPSLVRLVEVRASQINGCAFCLDMHTQEARLAGEGEQRLYALAAWREAPFYTPRERAALAWTEAVTRLEDGHVPDQVYQEARRHFSERELVDLTLAVVAINGWNRLNVAFRTPAGTWRPPQDGAAPS
- a CDS encoding glycosidase; protein product: MAFRLRRLSERPILEPDPAHRWEAAAVFNPGAILHNGRVVLLYRGSDRPFRAEGEPYVSAIGYAESLDGIHFLRRPRPVMVGDGGQARRGVQDPRLVRLDDRYYMVYTAFGGREPEDYRIAMAVSRDLVRWGGRRVLLEEPNKDGGLLPERLDGRYFLFHRRPPDIWLAVSRDLYHWEEHRVILRPRPGSWESSRIGIGPQPLRVEQGWLLIYHGVDERNTYRLGAALLDARDPYRVLARLPEPIFEPELEWEREGLVPDVVFSCGAVDVGDRFLVYYGAADTRIGVAELRKSEIRF
- a CDS encoding MFS transporter, which encodes MRELFRQPDFARLLAGRVVTTAGDALYAVASMWLVQELTHSTFYTGLAGTLAFLPYLLQLFVGPLVDRWPIRRTLTLTQGLQGALVLAVPLLALPGRPPLWAILGLIPLLALAGQFGEPAEQAALPRILPPEHLVRANSLFTFAAQGTSLVFRALAGLLVAAVGAVPLYALDALSFLGAAWIFTRLRVPPAPRATAEAAGAGEESGSGAGGETPLRRYLAELGEGLGLVARSVAGRITLGAVALNFVIAAMMVVLPAHAAAHGGPNVYGAMLSAMAAGTIAGALLAPRLERWRISTAIGLVSLAGGAAWLLAALGTLPPLLVGAFGLGWVPGGVVNALVGGGLQRIVPRQLMGRVASAITSLVSLAMPLGSFLGGLAGEAWGPTAVIAGTALVQLLFGLYWQADPVLRRLPATRQLGEEHLFPRPPGSSAAPAAGA
- a CDS encoding ROK family transcriptional regulator, with amino-acid sequence MRTGDRDLIRDLNISIVLNTIRQHQPIARTEIAARTGLSPATVTGITARLLAEGWIREAGFGEASGGRRPILLRLDARSRFSVGVKLAADEVSAAVGDLGADLLEVVTLPLPQEAPGIVEQVAEAVLRALRGAGVARSAVIGVGVALPGVVDPVRGLSLFAPWHPWEHFPLKSQLEERLGLPVLLENDANAFTLAERWFGAGRGAHHLVGVMISAGIGAGVVIDGHVYRGAAYAAGEIGHLVVEPEGPACVCGQHGCLEAVAGDRALAREGARLLQAGRAPVLARLAGGDPARVRRQEVVEAARRGDAACRQLLERAGETIGRAVAAMVNTLNPEAVVVGGGLPDQAGPLLLEPLRRAVDRHAFHAPGHSFRVLPAGLGERAWLVGALTLAVEEAFRAPIPV